A genomic stretch from Styela clava chromosome 5, kaStyClav1.hap1.2, whole genome shotgun sequence includes:
- the LOC120344411 gene encoding leucine-rich repeat-containing protein 71-like: MGKKTEKSIKGGGPASANSRAEDSSTPEPYNCTGNFPDDFAELWQRTCQEKDMAPVIRARPRPPSPPGEDAKTSPQEEEEADNEEEPPPSTYTAVERNVFFKPSIQCEFEVEETKQLQINHPQQMYVRGWKIEEKLITVLKLCLLDKLTTLNLWHSGLTDHTFKILTNFLPALSNVKTIAIEGNAIPDSEPFSELITKDIPIQHLSLRNNEITDKGAEKIGKALGSLNLPSPELLTLNLSFNHISDEGAKGIAVGLRMNRVLTSLSLASNRISDSGAQAISASLQWFTLTHEEVVHRRKMMSERGIFGRGGSAPGSRRGDSKDRPGSNRSGSQVDKTRGSRGSSKKKDAGKGGDKTAKKDEGKGKKDPSKLPSKMSIVETPKSKGRKSGGKDSKRGNMLDVDSPDMLEHVHPLLDLRISHKHGKVYAPGCFTLVCLNLSRNQIGEHGMKSLLDVIKHQTKQKERGNLSSSAPGLLKLSLQKNRVPHDTVTYLEIFQYMLERDPIKSETKSPEEELQSVAG, encoded by the exons atgggAAAGAAAACAGAAAAATCTATCAAAGGTGGCGGACCTGCGTCAGCAAATTCCAGAGCAGAAGACTCATCAACTCCAGAGCCGTACAACTGCACTGGAAATTTTCCTGATGATTTTGCCGAACTGTGGCAGAGAACTTGCCAAGAGAAAGATATGGCTCCTGTTATCAGAGCTAGGCCAAGGCCACCCTCGCCACCAG GTGAGGATGCAAAAACATCTCCTCAAGAAGAGGAAGAAGCCGATAATGAAGAAGAGCCGCCACCTTCCACATACACAGCCGTAGAAAGAAACGTCTTCTTTAAACCGAGCATTCAATGTGAATTTGAGGTCGAAGAAACCAAGCAATTGCAAATAAACCACCCCCAACAGATGTATGTTCGAGGATGGAAAATTGAAGAGAAATTAATAACTGTTTTAAAATTGTGTTTGTTAGATAAACTGACAACTTTAAATCTTTGGCATTCTGGACTCACTGACCatactttcaaaatattgacGAATTTTCTTCCCGCGCTTTCTAATGTTAAAACCATCGCAATTGAAGGAAATGCTATTCCAGATTCGGAACCGTTTAGCGAGCTTATTACCAAAGACATTCCTATTCAACATCTGTCCCTAAGAAACAACGAAATAACTGACAAAGGTGCGGAAAAGATTGGAAAAGCTCTTGGATCGCTGAATTTACCAAGTCCTGAACTCTTGACACTAAATTTATCGTTCAACCACATTTCCGATGAGGGCGCCAAAGGCATAGCTGTGGGATTACGCATGAATCGAGTTTTAACATCTCTATCTCTTGCGTCAAATAGAATTTCGGATTCAGGTGCGCAAGCGATTTCTGCCTCTCTCCAGTGGTTTACGCTAACTCATGAAGAAGTTGTCCATAGACGTAAAATGATGTCCGAACGAGGAATATTCGGCAGAGGTGGCTCAGCTCCTGGTTCAAGACGTGGTGACTCAAAGGATCGTCCTGGGAGCAATCGTAGCGGCTCTCAGGTTGATAAAACTCGAGGAAGTAGGGGGTCATCGAAGAAAAAAGATGCTGGAAAGGGGGGTgacaaaacagcaaaaaaagaTGAGGGGAAAGGCAAAAAAGATCCATCAAAGCTACCATCAAAAATGTCAATTGTAGAAACTCCAAAATCGAAAGGCAGAAAATCTGGAGGAAAAGATAGCAAACGTGGAAACATGTTAGATGTCGATTCACCTGATATGCTGGAACATGTTCACCCACTCCTGGACCTCAGAATATCACACAAACATGGGAAAGTTTACGCTCCTGGGTGTTTTACACTCGTCTGTCTCAATTTATCACGAAACCAAATAGGAGAGCACGGTATGAAGTCCCTTCTTGACGTCATAAAGCATCAAACAAAGCAAAAAGAGCGTGGAAATTTATCTTCGTCTGCACCGGGTCTTTTGAAGCTTTCTCTGCAAAAGAATAGAGTCCCACATGACACTGTTACATACTTAGAAATCTTCCAATATATGTTGGAACGAGACCCCATCAAATCAGAAACTAAATCTCCTGAAGAGGAGTTACAATCGGTGGCTGGATAG